A single genomic interval of Penaeus monodon isolate SGIC_2016 chromosome 30, NSTDA_Pmon_1, whole genome shotgun sequence harbors:
- the LOC119592373 gene encoding uncharacterized protein LOC119592373 has protein sequence MPRRRVLGIGPPPRGRSRPRLGHEGPLAGRESPRAGKPPGALQLFTLRTPSDALVRPVCPVEGGPPGPNIHNTRRPPPGKPGPAFRCPRKSLLLNSSGIRRAHGAGSEGAHSPQDLKLLLMLHLLTDVRHISLSADDLVHLGQDECHEILQLVRDVPYFRLETLSLESITMEEGLLSSIMSRSPRLHSIHVSGELAVKSSHTSGEPCALRSLRLDSCNVSDEDVVSALVGTKTDFNTLGNIICNGGDVKELEPAALQSLRYLSVESPRLSACGALILLVSLRNLRQIQYTTWSSPIGETLLFLNQINPTIGSFSLTSLAKWQPTQQSLQTLHKLCPRLQKLMIECFDPSLTSLDVLSEFKELTALNLRLVSEELIVSAVKALGKNLLELELEFEEYTYHTISLDTIKAIQEHCPHLQRLQMKHVNISSNPGDHLLSKNTTAFPELKELILSSAVIQPASLERLLSGNQSLESLVLDVNQDALTDTVLSTFLKNNSLHRLSSIFLGAGSLSAQALTSLLCLPDLQKLSLDLKRFPFIPVFAFTSLEGSLRKGNFQCVLTNVVRDD, from the exons ATGCCGAGGCGGCGGGTGCTGGGGATCGGTCCCCCGCCACGGGGCAGGTCGCGGCCGCGGCTAGGTCATGAGGGGCCGCTGGCGGGGCGGGAATCCCCGCGCGCGGGGAAACCCCCCGGCGCCCTGCAGCTGTTCACACTTCGAACTCCATCGGATGCTCTTGTTCGCCCCGTTTGCCCAGTTGAGGGCGGGCCTCCTGGCcctaatatacacaatacacgtcgccccccccccgggaaacccgggCCAGCTTTTCGCTGTCCTCGAAAATCACTTCTCCTGAATTCCTCGGGCATTCGGAGGGCTCATGGCGCGGGGTCGGAGGGGGCTCA CTCACCACAGGACCTGAAGTTGCTCCTGATGCTACACCTTCTAACAGACGTCAGACACATCAGTCTTAGTGCCGACGACCTCGTACACCTTGGCCAAGATGAATGCCATGAAATACTACAGTTGGTGAGAGATGTGCCGTACTTCAGGCTGGAAACTCTTAGTCTGGAGAGCATAACGATGGAGGAAGGCCTCTTATCCAGCATAATGAGTCGATCTCCTCGTCTCCACTCCATTCATGTGTCTGGAGAACTTGCAGTCAAGTCCTCACACACCTCGGGGGAGCCTTGTGCCTTGCGCTCTCTCCGCTTGGACTCCTGCAACGTCTCTGACGAGGATGTCGTGAGCGCTCTAGTGGGAACAAAGACAGACTTCAACACCCTTGGCAACATCATCTGCAACGGTGGAGACGTGAAGGAGCTGGAACCTGCAGCGCTACAGTCTCTCCGTTACCTGTCGGTCGAGTCTCCACGTCTTTCTGCCTGCGGTGCCTTGATATTGTTGGTGTCTCTTCGCAATCTCCGCCAAATCCAGTACACCACCTGGAGTTCTCCCATCGGCGAGACTCTGCTCTTCCTCAATCAGATCAACCCAACCATTGGATCTTTTTCCCTCACCTCTTTGGCAAAGTGGCAGCCCACTCAACAAAGTCTACAAACCTTACACAAGCTTTGTCCACGATTGCAAAAACTCATGATTGAGTGCTTCGACCCATCACTCACGTCTCTCGATGTTCTATCGGAATTTAAAGAACTAACAGCCTTGAACCTTCGACTTGTCTCCGAAGAACTCATCGTGTCTGCCGTCAAGGCTCTCGGCAAGAACCTGCTGGAACTGGAACTGGAGTTTGAGGAATACACCTACCACACTATCTCTCTGGATACTATCAAGGCCATCCAGGAACACTGTCCACACCTGCAGCGTCTGCAGATGAAACACGTCAACATATCTTCTAATCCTGGGGATCATCTGCTCTCCAAGAACACCACCGCCTTCCCAGAACTCAAAGAACTCATCCTGTCCAGCGCGGTGATCCAGCCAGCCTCCCTGGAAAGACTTTTGTCAGGCAACCAGTCACTGGAATCACTTGTTCTAGACGTCAACCAAGATGCTCTTACTGACACGGTCCTTAGCACATTCCTGAAGAACAACAGTCTTCATCGGCTGAGTTCCATCTTCCTGGGTGCTGGATCGCTGTCAGCTCAGGCCCTCACATCCCTCTTGTGTTTGCCCGACCTGCAGAAACTGTCGCTGGATCTCAAGAGGTTCCCGTTCATCCCGGTCTTTGCTTTCACCTCGCTGGAAGGCAGCCTGCGCAAGGGCAACTTCCAGTGCGTTCTTACCAATGTTGTCAGAGATGACTGA